ATGAGACAATTCAAGCCAGTGGTGTACCTGGTATTCGTTCAGAGCACGAGCCATTTCGCAGTACCCACGAGTGATGTCAAGAATTTGAGTTGGTGTAAAGTCTTCCATAAACAGATTCAGCAAGAATCGGCTCATTACTTGCAAATCAGACTGACTTGCCAGGTTAAGATAAATCACTCCCCGGCACCACGACTTAATTTTTGAACGAACGGTCAAAATAAAAAAGAGATTCAAAGCCCGGAGCTTTTCAGGCAAACCTGAACCCTATACATTCCGTTAATCACTTATGAATGGAATGTCGCATGCCGTTGGATATGCCTGTATTAATCTGAGTTTACAGGCCAGCAAGATCACTACTAACCGGGGAATGGTCCGGAAAACCTTTACCCAGCGGGGTATTGCCTATGCCTCCGAACTAGCGCTGAAAAACGTTCAGGATCTACTAACAATCGTAGACTGGAACCTGAAAAATGGAATTCGGCTCTTTCGTATTTCATCCGACCTATTCCCCTGGGCTTCGGAATACCGTATTGCCAGCCTTCCTGATTTTCCTGCTATTCGGGCTACACTCGAAGAAATCGGTAGGCGTCCAATCCGGCTGACGATGCATCCGGGGCCCTTCAATAAGTTGGCTGGTGAAGGGAGTGTACTAGCTAATACGCTGGTGGATTTGGAATACCAGTCCGAAATTTTTGACCTGATGGGCTTAACGCCCTCGCACTGGAACAAGATCAACATTCATGTAGGAGGCACGTATGGCGATAAGTCGGCCACCTTAACTCGATTTGCTCAGAACTTCCAGTTACTTTCTGAAAATTTACGCGCTCGT
This window of the Spirosoma aerolatum genome carries:
- the uvsE gene encoding UV DNA damage repair endonuclease UvsE, with product MNGMSHAVGYACINLSLQASKITTNRGMVRKTFTQRGIAYASELALKNVQDLLTIVDWNLKNGIRLFRISSDLFPWASEYRIASLPDFPAIRATLEEIGRRPIRLTMHPGPFNKLAGEGSVLANTLVDLEYQSEIFDLMGLTPSHWNKINIHVGGTYGDKSATLTRFAQNFQLLSENLRARLTVENDDRQSLYTVADLVSVYERTGIPIVFDYFHHSLNPGHQTEEEAFLTAYNTWDVRPVFHYSDSRQQHEDPKARQEAHADWLYTVPNTYGKEVDIVYECKMKELALIKLKNS